A single region of the Changchengzhania lutea genome encodes:
- a CDS encoding acyl carrier protein yields the protein MNKEELIVKLKSIVAPYIQDEVAFSNLSESTNFITDLKINSANLVDVILDVEDEFDIRIENDEMEQMTSVKAAMDIVTMKLADK from the coding sequence ATGAATAAAGAAGAACTCATTGTTAAACTTAAGTCTATTGTTGCGCCATATATTCAAGATGAAGTGGCTTTCAGTAATTTATCTGAAAGCACAAATTTCATAACCGATTTAAAAATTAATTCAGCTAATTTAGTAGATGTGATTTTAGATGTTGAAGATGAATTTGACATCAGGATTGAAAATGATGAAATGGAACAAATGACATCCGTAAAAGCTGCAATGGATATTGTTACTATGAAACTAGCCGATAAATGA
- a CDS encoding type III polyketide synthase — protein MSVKIVAVAKQLPKYTRETKDIIPYLKIWMSGQDDRFQRKVIKLFENAGVDRRYSIMDAEDVFLRTSFEEKNDIYAKEAVNLAESALIKSLDKANLKAQDIDYIITVSCTGMMIPSMDAYLINRLKMRQDIVRLPVTEMGCAAGVSGIIYAKNFLKANPNKRAAVIAVESPTATFQLDDFSMVNIVSAAIFGDGASSVILSSYKDEEGPEIIDEAMYHFYDAETMMGFKLVNTGLQMILDKAVPETISNHFPKIVHPFLARNKVSIEDVDHLIFHPGGKKIVQTVEELFGSLGKNIDDTKEVLKLYGNMSSATVLYVLERFMDKQLPKGDLGLMLSFGPGFSAQRILLKW, from the coding sequence ATGAGCGTAAAAATAGTAGCCGTGGCAAAGCAATTGCCAAAGTATACCAGAGAAACTAAGGATATTATTCCGTATTTAAAAATATGGATGTCCGGTCAGGACGACCGTTTTCAGCGTAAAGTGATTAAGCTTTTTGAAAATGCTGGTGTAGACCGTAGATATTCCATTATGGATGCTGAAGATGTTTTTTTAAGAACATCTTTTGAAGAAAAAAACGATATCTACGCTAAAGAGGCAGTTAACCTCGCAGAAAGCGCTTTGATAAAATCTTTGGATAAAGCCAATTTAAAAGCTCAAGATATCGACTATATCATTACCGTAAGCTGTACGGGTATGATGATTCCGTCTATGGATGCCTATTTAATCAACCGACTTAAAATGCGGCAAGATATTGTACGCCTCCCCGTAACGGAGATGGGTTGTGCGGCAGGTGTTTCAGGGATTATTTATGCAAAAAATTTCTTGAAGGCAAATCCTAATAAACGGGCTGCGGTTATTGCTGTAGAATCCCCCACTGCCACGTTTCAGTTAGACGACTTTTCAATGGTGAATATTGTTAGTGCTGCTATTTTTGGAGATGGTGCGTCAAGCGTTATTCTTTCCTCTTATAAAGATGAAGAGGGTCCAGAAATTATAGATGAAGCGATGTATCATTTTTATGATGCAGAAACCATGATGGGCTTTAAATTAGTGAATACAGGTTTGCAAATGATTCTTGATAAGGCAGTTCCGGAAACCATTTCGAATCATTTTCCTAAAATAGTCCATCCGTTTTTGGCACGAAATAAAGTCTCTATTGAAGATGTTGACCACTTAATTTTCCACCCAGGTGGTAAAAAAATTGTACAAACGGTTGAGGAATTATTTGGATCTTTAGGAAAAAATATTGATGACACGAAGGAAGTTCTTAAATTGTATGGCAACATGAGTAGCGCGACTGTGTTATATGTTTTAGAGCGCTTTATGGATAAGCAATTACCCAAAGGCGACCTTGGCCTAATGCTGAGTTTTGGCCCTGGGTTTTCAGCACAACGGATACTATTAAAATGGTAA
- a CDS encoding 4'-phosphopantetheinyl transferase superfamily protein encodes MIGNDVVDLHSASLDSPDSSKNARRYKRFLDKIFSIKEQEIIKVSKDGHQTIWLLWSMKEAAYKIYVQQFKKPFYNPKRIECQLLLSSEGLVKIENTSYKTRSKISKDCIYTTASSMESRVLKSKFFQCKIGDAVVTSEFIKNKLIKHVSKASQLPISAFSIKTFDLGIPKLYLNNSKTNDSISFTHHGRFSGYAISS; translated from the coding sequence ATGATAGGGAATGACGTGGTCGATTTACACAGCGCATCTTTAGATTCTCCAGATAGTTCCAAAAATGCACGACGTTATAAACGTTTTTTAGATAAAATCTTTTCGATTAAAGAACAGGAAATTATTAAGGTTTCTAAAGATGGACATCAAACCATTTGGTTGCTTTGGAGCATGAAAGAAGCTGCTTATAAAATATATGTTCAGCAATTTAAAAAGCCTTTTTATAATCCTAAAAGGATAGAATGTCAATTACTTTTAAGCAGTGAAGGCTTAGTGAAGATTGAAAACACTAGTTATAAAACGCGTTCTAAAATCTCTAAAGATTGTATTTATACAACGGCATCTTCAATGGAGAGTCGTGTATTGAAATCAAAGTTTTTTCAATGTAAAATTGGTGACGCCGTCGTAACATCAGAGTTTATAAAAAACAAGTTGATAAAACATGTATCTAAAGCAAGTCAATTACCTATTTCAGCGTTTTCAATCAAAACATTTGATTTGGGTATTCCGAAGTTGTACCTAAATAATTCCAAAACAAACGATTCCATATCTTTTACGCACCATGGTCGGTTTTCTGGCTATGCAATCTCGAGTTAA
- a CDS encoding prolyl oligopeptidase family serine peptidase, which yields MKKFIYNCFVLTLLVACKDENPEKKSLIVNYTETKTVDTVDTYFDTEVKDPYRWLEDDRSTETEAWVKAQNETTQGYLEQIPFREALKERLSSLWNYEKLSAPFKEGGYMYFYKNNGLQNQYVIYRYKIGEDPSTATVFLDPNTFKEDGTISLGNASFSKNGKTLAYSISEGGSDWRKIIVIDTETKDVIEDTLIDVKFSGISWYKSEGFYYSSYDKPKGSELSAKTDQHKVYYHKLGTPQKEDALIFGGTPSEKHRYIYGTVTEDNKYLVISPRISTSGNKLYIKDLSKPNSKLVTILDHTDSNTSIIENEGSKLYLVTNLNAPNIKVVTVDASNPTPEHWVDFIPETEHVLSASTGSGYFFAEYMVDAISKVKQYDYSGTFIRDIKLPGLGSANGFRSKKEDSTIYFSFTNYKIPSSIYAMKPKSGVTKTYWTPEINFNSDDYESNQVFYTSKDGTKVPMMITHKKGLALNGKNPTILYGYGGFNVSVTPSFSITNAVWMEQGGILAIPNLRGGGEYGRAWHDAGTQLKKQNVFDDFIAAGEYLIENQYTSSDYLAIRGGSNGGLLVGAVMTQRPDLAKVALPAVGVLDMLRYHTFTSGAGWAYDYGTAEQSKNMFEYLKAYSPVHNVKTGVEYPATLITTGDHDDRVVPAHSFKFAAELQSKQTGSNPTLIRIETDAGHGAGTPVSKTIEQSADIFGFTLYNMGYDVLPSKTKEKIKG from the coding sequence ATGAAAAAATTTATATATAACTGTTTTGTACTTACTCTATTAGTGGCTTGCAAAGATGAAAACCCAGAAAAAAAATCCCTCATTGTGAATTACACCGAAACAAAAACTGTTGATACGGTTGACACCTATTTTGATACAGAAGTGAAGGATCCCTATAGGTGGTTGGAAGATGACAGAAGTACAGAAACCGAAGCTTGGGTGAAAGCCCAAAACGAAACCACTCAAGGCTATCTGGAGCAAATTCCTTTTAGGGAAGCCTTAAAAGAACGCCTTTCCAGTTTATGGAATTACGAGAAACTTAGCGCTCCTTTTAAAGAAGGCGGTTATATGTATTTCTATAAAAACAATGGTCTTCAAAACCAATACGTCATCTATCGTTACAAAATTGGTGAAGACCCAAGTACAGCAACTGTATTTCTGGATCCTAATACTTTTAAAGAAGACGGTACCATTTCTCTAGGAAACGCAAGCTTCTCTAAAAACGGAAAAACTTTAGCATATTCTATCTCCGAAGGCGGTAGCGATTGGCGTAAAATAATTGTGATTGATACCGAAACTAAAGACGTTATTGAAGATACTTTAATCGATGTTAAATTCAGTGGTATTTCATGGTATAAGAGTGAAGGGTTTTACTATTCAAGCTATGATAAACCGAAGGGTAGTGAGCTTTCAGCAAAAACAGATCAACACAAAGTATACTATCATAAATTGGGGACACCTCAAAAGGAGGATGCCTTAATCTTTGGGGGCACCCCAAGCGAAAAACACCGCTATATTTACGGAACGGTAACTGAAGACAACAAATATTTGGTGATTTCACCTCGAATTTCCACCTCTGGCAATAAGCTTTATATTAAGGATTTATCGAAACCAAATAGCAAGTTGGTTACCATTCTAGATCATACAGATAGCAATACAAGCATTATTGAAAATGAAGGAAGTAAACTTTATTTAGTTACAAATTTAAATGCCCCAAATATTAAAGTCGTTACGGTTGATGCCTCCAATCCAACACCAGAACATTGGGTCGATTTCATTCCGGAAACAGAACATGTTTTGAGCGCATCAACTGGTAGTGGTTATTTCTTTGCTGAATATATGGTTGATGCTATTTCTAAGGTTAAGCAATACGATTATAGCGGGACATTTATTCGAGATATTAAATTACCTGGGCTTGGGTCAGCTAATGGTTTTAGAAGTAAGAAGGAGGATTCAACCATCTATTTTTCTTTCACCAATTATAAAATACCATCAAGTATTTATGCCATGAAACCAAAAAGTGGAGTAACCAAGACTTATTGGACGCCAGAAATTAACTTTAACAGTGATGATTATGAGAGTAATCAAGTATTTTACACCTCTAAAGATGGCACCAAAGTACCGATGATGATCACACATAAAAAAGGATTGGCCCTTAATGGAAAAAATCCAACCATTCTATATGGCTATGGTGGGTTTAATGTTAGCGTAACACCATCCTTTAGTATTACCAACGCCGTTTGGATGGAACAAGGTGGCATTTTGGCCATTCCGAATTTACGTGGTGGTGGTGAATACGGTCGAGCATGGCATGATGCGGGTACGCAATTGAAAAAGCAAAATGTGTTTGATGACTTTATTGCGGCTGGAGAATACTTGATTGAAAACCAATATACCTCTTCAGATTATTTGGCTATCCGTGGTGGCAGTAATGGTGGCTTATTAGTTGGCGCTGTTATGACACAGCGTCCAGATTTGGCAAAAGTAGCACTCCCCGCAGTTGGTGTTTTAGACATGTTGCGCTATCATACTTTTACGTCTGGAGCGGGCTGGGCATACGACTATGGCACAGCAGAACAGAGCAAGAACATGTTTGAATATTTAAAAGCATATTCCCCAGTGCACAACGTGAAAACAGGAGTTGAGTATCCGGCAACACTAATTACCACTGGAGATCATGACGACCGTGTAGTCCCTGCACACAGTTTTAAATTTGCTGCAGAATTACAAAGTAAACAAACTGGCAGTAACCCAACCCTTATCCGAATTGAGACCGATGCTGGACATGGCGCAGGAACGCCTGTTAGTAAAACGATCGAGCAATCTGCCGATATTTTTGGATTTACACTTTATAATATGGGTTACGATGTGTTGCCAAGCAAAACCAAAGAAAAGATCAAAGGTTAA
- a CDS encoding beta-ketoacyl-[acyl-carrier-protein] synthase family protein has product MKNKVVITGLGVVAPNGVGLDAFTEAIKNGKSGIVFHQNLEDLNFSCCIGGIPQVSEEKKLEYLTPLQLRGFNSSGILYGCMAAIDAWKDAGLNVDPKSELDYDSGTIFGTGTSGVDKFRDAIYKLDDKQVKRLGSTVVVQTMASGISAYLGGILGLGNQVTTNSSACTTGTEAIIMGFERIQSGKAKRMLVGSCSDDGPYIWGGFDAMRVMTYKHNESPTQGSRPMSASASGFVPGSGAGAFVLESLESALERGATIYAEVLGGHVNSGGQRHSGTMTAPNPEAVQKCITKAMDNANIKSSDIDVINGHLTATSKDVLEIENWIKALNRNGKDFPHINSLKSMVGHCLAAAGSIESVATVLQLNGQFIFPNINCEDVHPEILELIAEEKIPKKILQKELRMAIKASFGFGDVNACVIFKRYIE; this is encoded by the coding sequence ATGAAAAACAAGGTCGTAATTACAGGTTTAGGTGTTGTCGCTCCAAATGGAGTGGGGCTCGATGCATTTACAGAGGCCATAAAAAATGGTAAATCGGGCATTGTATTTCATCAAAATCTTGAAGATTTAAATTTCTCGTGTTGCATCGGTGGTATTCCACAAGTTTCCGAAGAAAAAAAACTAGAGTATCTAACACCTTTACAACTTAGAGGGTTTAACAGCTCGGGTATTTTATATGGGTGTATGGCGGCTATAGATGCCTGGAAAGATGCTGGATTGAATGTTGATCCTAAAAGCGAATTGGACTATGATTCTGGGACTATTTTTGGTACCGGAACTTCTGGTGTAGATAAATTTAGGGACGCCATTTACAAGTTAGATGATAAGCAAGTCAAGCGTTTGGGAAGTACCGTTGTCGTGCAAACGATGGCTAGTGGCATCAGCGCCTATTTGGGAGGTATTCTCGGTTTGGGCAATCAAGTCACGACGAATTCCTCTGCATGTACAACGGGTACGGAAGCCATTATCATGGGTTTTGAGCGTATCCAATCTGGAAAGGCAAAACGCATGCTGGTTGGTAGTTGTAGCGATGATGGGCCTTATATTTGGGGAGGTTTCGATGCGATGCGCGTCATGACCTATAAACATAATGAATCACCAACACAGGGATCTAGACCAATGAGTGCTTCGGCAAGTGGCTTTGTTCCCGGAAGTGGCGCAGGAGCCTTCGTGTTGGAATCTTTGGAAAGCGCTTTGGAAAGAGGAGCAACCATTTATGCTGAGGTTTTGGGAGGCCATGTTAATTCTGGTGGTCAACGACATTCGGGAACAATGACGGCACCCAACCCTGAGGCGGTACAAAAGTGCATCACAAAAGCGATGGATAATGCGAATATAAAATCTTCGGATATTGATGTTATAAATGGGCATTTAACGGCTACCTCAAAAGATGTTTTGGAAATTGAGAATTGGATTAAGGCTTTAAACCGAAACGGAAAAGATTTCCCCCATATAAATTCCTTAAAATCTATGGTGGGCCATTGTTTAGCGGCAGCGGGGAGTATTGAAAGTGTGGCTACCGTATTACAGCTAAACGGTCAGTTTATCTTTCCTAATATTAACTGTGAAGATGTACATCCAGAAATTTTAGAGCTCATAGCGGAAGAAAAGATTCCAAAAAAAATACTGCAAAAAGAATTGCGCATGGCTATTAAGGCCAGTTTTGGTTTTGGTGATGTCAATGCTTGTGTTATATTTAAAAGATATATTGAATAA
- a CDS encoding methyltransferase domain-containing protein: MSLLVNTKYRTDATEIMDDFSIKGELLHDSLDKLAHINTWLGGNQVTINGLKNILKNHPKNQPLKIMDLGCGGGDILRDVAMFGKRNQYQFELIGIDANKATVDYASKLSEGYENISFLHLDIFSEAFNNLEYDVVLGTLFLHHFKEDELIILLKNLLNKTKIGIVINDLHRHKMAYYLFKILCLTISNKMIIEDGLTSVLRGFKKSEIEHISNKIHAKYSVNWKWAFRYQWILQKHHNNI; the protein is encoded by the coding sequence ATGAGCCTATTGGTAAACACAAAATACAGAACGGATGCTACCGAAATTATGGACGATTTCTCTATTAAAGGGGAACTATTGCATGATTCTCTGGACAAGTTAGCACATATTAATACCTGGTTAGGTGGCAACCAAGTTACTATAAATGGATTAAAAAATATATTAAAGAACCACCCAAAAAATCAGCCGCTAAAAATAATGGATTTGGGTTGTGGTGGGGGCGATATTTTAAGAGATGTTGCAATGTTTGGTAAGCGCAACCAGTATCAATTTGAACTTATTGGTATCGATGCTAATAAAGCCACAGTAGACTATGCTTCAAAATTATCAGAAGGATACGAGAATATAAGTTTTTTGCATCTCGATATTTTTTCTGAAGCCTTTAATAATCTGGAGTACGACGTCGTTTTAGGTACTTTATTTCTGCATCATTTTAAAGAAGATGAACTTATTATTTTGCTTAAAAATTTATTAAACAAAACTAAAATAGGTATTGTTATTAATGATTTACATAGGCATAAGATGGCATACTATTTATTTAAAATTTTATGCCTCACCATAAGTAATAAAATGATTATTGAAGATGGCTTAACATCCGTGTTACGCGGATTCAAAAAATCGGAAATTGAACATATTTCCAACAAAATTCATGCGAAATATTCTGTTAATTGGAAATGGGCTTTTCGCTATCAATGGATTTTACAAAAGCACCATAACAATATATGA
- a CDS encoding ABC transporter ATP-binding protein, protein MLQINNLSFRYKKKAVLNNISFSVKAGDHFSIIGESGSGKSTLLKLLYGTYDLNEGHIFWKDIEILGPKSNLIIGPDFMKYVAQEFDLMPFITVSENIGAFLSNFYPKEKKQRIAELLDVVELGDFATIKVKYLSGGQKQRVTIARAIANQPEVLLLDEPFSHIDNFKKQSLRRGLFKYLKEKQITCIVATHDKDDVVPFSDRMMVLHNHQIVAHDTPKALYEHPKDKLIAAFFGEFNELNGDIIYAHQLRVVASSELKVTVTKSYFNGHFYLVEANLNDNIIYFHHDIEMAVGDVVYLKINSRLHSQKTDHGA, encoded by the coding sequence ATGCTCCAAATAAACAACTTATCCTTTCGCTATAAAAAAAAAGCTGTTCTAAATAACATCAGTTTTTCAGTTAAAGCAGGCGATCACTTTTCAATTATAGGGGAAAGTGGCTCTGGTAAGAGTACCCTTTTAAAATTACTCTATGGGACCTATGATTTAAATGAGGGTCATATTTTTTGGAAAGACATTGAAATTTTAGGACCAAAATCTAATCTTATTATAGGTCCGGATTTTATGAAATATGTGGCTCAGGAATTCGACTTAATGCCCTTTATCACCGTATCAGAAAACATAGGTGCTTTTCTGTCAAACTTTTATCCTAAAGAAAAAAAGCAGCGTATTGCCGAACTATTGGATGTTGTGGAATTAGGTGATTTTGCAACTATTAAAGTGAAGTATTTGAGCGGTGGCCAAAAGCAGCGCGTCACCATTGCCCGCGCCATTGCCAATCAACCCGAAGTGCTTTTACTTGACGAGCCCTTTAGTCATATTGATAATTTTAAAAAGCAATCGCTTAGGCGAGGTCTTTTCAAATATTTAAAAGAAAAACAAATTACCTGCATTGTGGCGACACATGATAAAGATGATGTCGTGCCGTTTTCGGATCGTATGATGGTTTTGCATAATCATCAAATAGTAGCTCATGATACGCCCAAGGCGCTCTACGAACATCCTAAAGATAAATTAATTGCTGCTTTTTTTGGTGAGTTTAATGAGCTAAATGGTGACATTATTTACGCCCATCAATTGAGGGTCGTTGCATCATCTGAGTTAAAAGTTACCGTGACAAAATCATATTTCAATGGCCATTTTTATTTGGTTGAAGCGAATTTAAATGATAACATCATTTACTTTCATCATGACATAGAAATGGCAGTAGGCGATGTGGTGTATTTAAAGATTAACTCGAGATTGCATAGCCAGAAAACCGACCATGGTGCGTAA
- a CDS encoding SDR family oxidoreductase — protein sequence MNNEFEHKNYWAVILGGSSGLGLATAKKLAKHGMNICVIYRNSRAQEAGVNAEFEMIKAENIAFKSYNVDAFKAEKRDNIISELKGIFGIKGKVRTLVHSVAKGNLKPMIDDEKPTLQHDDFNLTINAMAISLYDWTKAIFNARLFAEDARIISFTSEGNTKAWKNYAAVSAAKVTLEAITRNLALEFAPYGIRANCIQAGVTDTASLRMIPGSEKIIEFTKKRNPFKQLTQPEQVADVVYLLSKDEASWINGCIIPVDGGEHIS from the coding sequence ATGAATAATGAATTTGAACATAAAAACTATTGGGCAGTAATTTTAGGCGGGTCTAGCGGTTTGGGTTTGGCGACAGCTAAAAAACTAGCCAAACATGGTATGAATATATGTGTCATTTATAGAAATTCGAGAGCTCAAGAAGCCGGTGTTAATGCAGAATTTGAAATGATTAAGGCAGAAAACATCGCATTTAAATCTTATAATGTAGATGCTTTTAAGGCAGAAAAAAGGGATAACATAATTTCAGAATTAAAAGGCATTTTTGGGATTAAAGGAAAAGTACGAACCTTAGTACACAGCGTAGCCAAAGGTAATTTGAAACCGATGATAGATGATGAGAAACCCACCTTGCAACATGATGATTTTAACTTGACCATAAATGCTATGGCCATCAGTTTATACGATTGGACAAAAGCTATTTTTAATGCCAGGTTATTTGCTGAGGATGCTCGAATAATAAGTTTTACAAGCGAAGGGAATACCAAGGCCTGGAAAAATTATGCTGCAGTATCGGCAGCTAAAGTGACCTTGGAAGCGATTACCAGAAACTTGGCGTTAGAGTTCGCGCCGTACGGTATACGGGCAAATTGCATTCAAGCAGGCGTTACGGATACAGCCTCATTACGAATGATTCCTGGAAGTGAAAAAATCATAGAATTCACTAAAAAAAGAAATCCTTTTAAACAATTAACCCAGCCTGAGCAGGTGGCAGATGTCGTGTATTTGTTATCCAAGGATGAGGCCAGTTGGATTAACGGTTGTATCATTCCGGTAGATGGCGGTGAGCACATATCTTAA
- a CDS encoding 3-hydroxyacyl-ACP dehydratase FabZ family protein → MDSDQIINLLPYQKPFLFVDGLTSVSEHNITGHYTFKKDEYFYKGHFKNKPVTPGVILTECMAQIGVVCLGIYIMKNQSDNYPDSDVNQPQIALTSSSMDFFLPVLPGERITVTSEKEVFRFNKLKCKVKMYNDEGELVCRGDISGMMNP, encoded by the coding sequence ATGGACAGTGATCAAATTATAAATCTATTACCCTATCAAAAACCGTTTCTGTTTGTCGATGGACTTACTTCAGTTTCGGAACATAATATCACGGGACATTATACCTTCAAAAAAGACGAGTATTTTTATAAAGGCCATTTTAAAAACAAGCCCGTAACCCCAGGTGTGATACTAACAGAATGTATGGCGCAAATAGGTGTGGTGTGTTTAGGTATTTATATAATGAAAAATCAATCGGATAATTATCCGGATTCAGATGTGAATCAGCCGCAAATTGCCTTGACATCAAGCTCTATGGATTTTTTTTTACCTGTTTTACCTGGTGAGCGGATTACGGTAACTTCAGAAAAAGAAGTTTTTCGTTTTAATAAATTAAAATGTAAAGTCAAGATGTATAATGATGAAGGAGAGTTGGTTTGTAGAGGTGACATTTCAGGAATGATGAACCCATGA
- a CDS encoding 3-oxoacyl-ACP synthase, producing MNIKQQLFNQCSKCLDARYQTIQDTINGIQESLTSETKSSAGDKHETGRAMLQLEREKAGNQLAQVQKEKDILAKIDISCTFQTVGFGSVVYTSKANYFIAISAGKMTVENDAFYAISAETPIAKLLKGHTTGDVLRFRNETFTIASIL from the coding sequence ATGAATATAAAGCAACAATTATTTAATCAATGTTCTAAATGTCTTGATGCGAGGTATCAAACCATTCAAGATACCATAAACGGGATACAGGAATCCTTAACGTCTGAAACTAAAAGCAGTGCAGGAGATAAGCATGAAACAGGTAGAGCGATGCTTCAATTGGAACGTGAAAAAGCAGGCAATCAATTAGCGCAAGTTCAAAAAGAAAAAGACATACTTGCCAAAATAGATATATCATGCACTTTTCAAACTGTTGGCTTCGGGAGTGTGGTATATACCAGTAAAGCCAATTATTTTATAGCGATAAGCGCGGGTAAAATGACTGTAGAAAACGATGCATTTTATGCCATTTCAGCAGAAACACCAATAGCTAAATTACTAAAAGGCCATACCACAGGCGATGTGCTAAGGTTTAGAAATGAAACATTCACCATAGCATCCATTCTCTAA
- a CDS encoding NAD(P)/FAD-dependent oxidoreductase has protein sequence MDLSSSKFDVIIIGGGLAGLSAAIHLSKSQLKVLVIEKSSYPKHKVCGEYISNEVLPYLDFLEIHVFELGATAISKFEMSSQNNKSLKAQLPLGGFGISRYTLDEALALKAKEKGVSLVMDTVMDVTFQSDLFTVRTKNGQDFNTKIVIGAHGKRSNIDRSLKRDFIKNKSPYLAVKTHVNGDFPDDLVALHNFKGGYCGVSKVENGIINLCYITNYKAFKQYKDINEFQQEVAYKNDALKNIFKSTSPIFETPLTISQISFETKNPVENHILMCGDSAAMIHPLCGNGMSMAIRSAQIASELIIDYLQRKIESRLSLEKAYTQQWNKEFKKRLRMGHLVSKLFRSAYLSEFMLFLVRANRKILPYIIKRTHGKPMRIR, from the coding sequence GTGGATCTATCAAGCTCAAAATTTGATGTTATCATTATTGGCGGTGGGTTAGCAGGCTTGTCGGCAGCTATTCATCTATCCAAAAGCCAGCTAAAAGTTTTAGTTATTGAGAAAAGCAGTTACCCAAAACACAAAGTTTGCGGCGAATATATTTCTAATGAGGTATTGCCTTATCTTGATTTTTTAGAAATACATGTTTTTGAATTAGGAGCGACGGCTATTTCAAAATTTGAGATGTCTTCACAAAACAACAAATCGCTGAAAGCACAATTACCTTTAGGCGGTTTTGGTATTAGTCGGTATACCTTAGATGAGGCTTTGGCTCTTAAAGCTAAGGAAAAAGGAGTTTCCCTGGTTATGGACACCGTTATGGATGTCACATTCCAAAGCGACCTATTTACAGTACGTACAAAAAACGGTCAAGATTTTAATACAAAAATCGTAATTGGTGCTCATGGGAAACGTTCCAATATTGATAGGAGTTTGAAACGTGATTTCATAAAAAATAAGTCGCCCTATTTAGCAGTAAAAACACATGTAAACGGCGATTTCCCAGATGATTTGGTAGCGCTACACAATTTTAAAGGCGGGTATTGTGGTGTTTCTAAAGTTGAAAACGGGATTATAAATCTCTGTTATATCACCAATTATAAAGCCTTCAAACAGTATAAAGATATTAATGAGTTTCAACAGGAAGTAGCCTATAAAAATGATGCTTTAAAAAATATATTTAAAAGCACCTCTCCCATATTTGAGACGCCGTTAACCATTAGTCAAATTTCTTTTGAAACAAAAAACCCAGTAGAAAACCATATCCTAATGTGTGGCGATTCCGCCGCTATGATTCATCCACTTTGTGGCAATGGCATGAGTATGGCGATAAGAAGTGCTCAAATAGCATCAGAACTTATTATTGATTATCTTCAAAGAAAAATTGAATCGCGACTTAGCTTAGAAAAAGCCTATACTCAACAATGGAATAAAGAATTTAAAAAACGCTTAAGAATGGGACACCTCGTGTCTAAACTGTTTAGAAGTGCTTATTTATCTGAGTTTATGCTATTTTTAGTGCGTGCAAATCGCAAAATTTTACCTTATATTATAAAACGAACTCATGGTAAACCCATGCGCATTAGATGA